The following are encoded in a window of Leptospira meyeri genomic DNA:
- a CDS encoding XRE family transcriptional regulator, with protein MKAKVKRNPIENLEKSLSSESVARAKHKAEQMLFQINLAELRKQVGLRQEDITNFSQSGLSKLESRKDMKISTLIDYLDSLGMDLEIKARVRNKKDGKSKKEFVLLKAS; from the coding sequence ATGAAAGCAAAAGTAAAAAGAAATCCAATAGAAAATCTTGAGAAATCACTTTCTTCAGAGAGTGTTGCTAGGGCAAAACATAAAGCCGAACAAATGCTTTTTCAAATTAATCTCGCTGAGTTAAGAAAGCAAGTTGGTTTGAGACAAGAAGATATAACTAATTTTTCGCAATCTGGACTTTCTAAACTTGAGTCTAGAAAAGATATGAAAATCTCCACTTTAATAGATTACCTAGATAGCCTTGGAATGGACCTTGAAATTAAAGCAAGAGTAAGAAATAAGAAAGATGGAAAATCAAAGAAAGAGTTTGTTCTCTTAAAAGCTTCTTAA
- a CDS encoding SH3 domain-containing protein: MKSLNLTLLIFLSLINFCKLHKNDKKYFEVTAKSGLILRSGPGQDYEKITTLPIKTVGKIIRLIGNPIYIQEKKGRWLEVETEHLNGFIFSGFVVTHENLESLNRSQKNISFQEFKGITPFVKSNYSLAEISQKSFENFKEYEEDLKLETKTILEINNFKILLVSSKNEYSDYRTIIVHNKINGNNFIPELNNFHPISIAENSKIISGIEYACYNCCATPIELFAILAEDKIYTVSIPITDTVASCDLEGQVQTDFSQLRLTKKNDIIIHKTIYDCSHDPNCSKDGAEDNCKPTMVYSDKFILIENPFYNPNIFEFEAKIIPEKILNEFKTGRKANINNHIN; encoded by the coding sequence ATGAAATCACTAAATTTAACACTATTAATATTTTTATCTCTAATTAATTTCTGCAAACTTCATAAAAATGATAAGAAATATTTTGAAGTTACAGCGAAAAGTGGACTTATTTTAAGGTCTGGACCAGGGCAAGATTATGAGAAAATCACTACTCTCCCTATAAAGACAGTAGGGAAAATAATTCGACTCATTGGCAATCCGATTTATATTCAAGAAAAGAAAGGACGATGGTTGGAAGTCGAAACAGAGCACCTAAATGGTTTTATTTTCTCTGGCTTCGTGGTTACTCACGAAAATCTAGAATCATTAAATCGTAGCCAAAAGAATATATCCTTTCAAGAATTTAAGGGAATTACTCCCTTTGTTAAATCCAATTATAGCCTAGCTGAAATTTCTCAAAAATCTTTTGAAAATTTTAAAGAATACGAAGAAGATTTAAAACTTGAAACTAAAACCATTTTAGAAATTAATAACTTCAAAATTCTATTAGTATCGTCAAAAAATGAATATAGTGACTATCGTACAATAATTGTTCATAATAAAATAAATGGTAATAACTTTATTCCAGAGTTGAATAATTTTCATCCGATATCAATTGCTGAAAACTCTAAAATTATTTCAGGCATTGAATATGCATGTTACAATTGTTGCGCTACACCCATTGAATTATTTGCAATTTTAGCTGAGGACAAAATTTACACAGTATCAATTCCTATAACCGATACCGTTGCCTCATGTGACCTGGAAGGACAAGTTCAAACCGATTTCAGCCAACTAAGACTAACAAAAAAAAATGATATAATAATCCATAAAACCATTTATGATTGCTCTCATGATCCGAATTGCAGTAAAGATGGAGCAGAAGATAATTGCAAACCAACAATGGTATATTCAGATAAATTTATTCTAATTGAAAATCCATTCTATAATCCAAATATTTTTGAATTTGAAGCAAAAATTATTCCTGAAAAAATATTGAATGAATTCAAAACAGGAAGAAAGGCAAATATAAACAATCATATCAATTAG